TgttcctctgtttctttctctaactCCATGGATAACCAACGCAGCCCTGTTTTAACTTGGGCTTATTTCTTGCAAACCAAGGTCAGTTTCATACCCATCTTCTCAAATTCTCCCTTACTTTTTCTGGGTATTTCCCAGAATTTCGAAATTCGGttctgattttgattttgtggttcctctgttttttgtttggcAGAACGTCGATGAACTCAGGCATTCTCTTCTCTGCACCACTCTGGAGCTTGAACAGACCAAAATTACAGTCCAAGAGGAGCTTAACAAGAAGGACGACCAGCTTTTACATCTCAAGAATCTTTTAAATCAAGCCATTAGAGAAAGAGACGAAGCCAATGAGAAATGCCAAACCCTTCTCCT
Above is a window of Cucurbita pepo subsp. pepo cultivar mu-cu-16 unplaced genomic scaffold, ASM280686v2 Cp4.1_scaffold009527, whole genome shotgun sequence DNA encoding:
- the LOC111787299 gene encoding uncharacterized protein LOC111787299 → MDNQRSPVLTWAYFLQTKNVDELRHSLLCTTLELEQTKITVQEELNKKDDQLLHLKNLLNQAIRERDEANEKCQTLLLQKLFFHHQHPPPPPPNP